TGGTAAAAATGAACCTTTTTAATGTATATTTGTATGAGGAGAAGGTCGGTAGTCACTAGTGGCTGAGTCGACTAGCTCCTACAGAGTTCGAAACGACCCGGAACGCCCTAGCTCGTCATTCTTTTTCCGTCTTTATATAGTGTATAGAGGGTTCTAAACTACGCATGGAATTAAAAGAGATCAAGCTGTTTAAAAATTCCTAGGTCAAATTGATTTGATTAACAAATGATCGCCATAGAGACCCTACTAGGGTGGTAGTTTAAATGTTTTCACTTTCAAATTAGTTCGCTTTCGAactcagcggtcggcaaacttttgagatAAGAGGCCAAATTTAGCGAACGATCGTGAGAAAAATACAGTTATGGCTAGGACGTAATTAATAGATTacaaaattttagaaacaaaatagtTGGTGATATgaaacaatgcgattggtgacaatattgtttttttagttgTCATATTATATAAGAATGTTTCAGAATTTATAATTTCTActataaaaactaatttaagGATTCGTCAGTTAATAATCAGCAACAAAATGTGAGTGTGatcagtaaaaaaacaaagcaagaaCAGTATCGCTTCTTAATGACCCTCCCTTGCAATAAATATTGTTGGGGATATTCTGAGGGTGGTACAAAAGACTTAACGGATGAAAAATAATCGAGACAAACGTAcctttacttacttacttacttacttatccggcgctacaccTGCTTTGTAATCTTGgtctcaggagtgtccgaaaccgctcacggtctcacgccttcgtctgccaatcCGTTACAGTATTTTCCAGGAGTTCCTCAACTATTTAGACCAgaggtctccaaacttttcagtttgcgggccgcattgcttcaaatATAATGGTGTTGAGGGTCATTTTTTCGTTGCCTATATCTTATGCGAACGTTTCAATATCGTCtttataagaaaataataCCATAATATACAAAACTCCTATAGATTTCTATTATTTAAGTTTGGTCCTCGTCTCTGAAATAATTGGGAAATTAAATATCCTTTGTTTTTGATGTGCGATAAGTCACATTCTGATTAATATTCAATgaaatatagcaaaaaaagcTAAATTTTACGTTCAATGTCATGCGAAGTCTAAAGCGACCTATATACATTGcgtgaacgtgaaattttgttgttttttttttcgatatttttcattacatATTAATCGGATTATTGCTCATCGTACACCCAAAACAAAGGAAATTCATTTCCCCAATTATTGAGACTATAAAACATGCTACAAATTATGAACATTATGAATTATGaaattatgaaattaaattatttcctTGTGATTCCTTGCCGACCATTATTTTTCAGCGTCAAGCGTGAAATTCTTAGTGGAGCGAAATGCATGTAATATTGTTAAGCGGCTCAAGTTTACCGTTTCGTTCGggccaaaaacaaataaatttaccGTTTCCTTTTCCGCTTATTCTGTATTTTCGGAAATATATTTTACTGTGAAAAATGTCAACGGGTACAAGCCACGGTTCAACgatagattttttaaattagtttTAGGCAAATCTCAATATAAATTGaatacagtctttccccgagttacgcggataaTGCGTCCCGCAAACATTCGCGTCAGTCgaatatcacgttttacaGCCAAAATATACTTgattaataatgatttttgattgtatttagtttatttatgtaatttatCGCTTATTTCATGCAATTGGCGTAAAAATTCGgttatttttgtctttttagtgatttgaaacatttgaaaaaaatgcaacttttttttcatttgacaattgatggaGTAAATTTTACCGATTGGATAtctgaactgtcaaaaataaaaaattgcgaACTTGAgtttcgcgtaactcggggaaagacgaTTTAATTTAAGATttgaaatataaattaatataaaatgttatattagtatttaatatattattcattcaattcaatataatataataaattaatattatttatcTGTTATTATATTacataattaataaatttttgaataatgaaaacattaaTTAAATGGAAACGAGTTTAAATGATCTTACAGAGTCCTACCTATAGGCGATATGGTCCTAAcgagttttgtttgaattcctgtattgtttttttttttatttaagctTTAATTTCTCACCGAATTGAAATAATCCTACAGAGTCCTACGTATCGGCGATATAGTCCTAACGAGTCTTGTTTGAATTCctgtattgtttgttttgatttaagTTTTAATTCCTCGCCGACAGAGCGACTGAAttatccagtttttttttaaataaattttcatcgTTCCACCAGGCGAATTTTCACGTTCACGTTCACTTCAGCTGTAAAGCGACCtttacgtgaaatgaacttaaagTAATGGGAATTaaactctatagcacccttgttggacacaTCCGATAGGATTTTCCTAGGAGCCTGTCCAAAGAGGGtaccatagagtccaatttctatcatatgaagttcacttcctataagaaagagtcaaggataTGTCTTATAACTATGAGAATCCCTGGAAATCCCTGTATCGGGGCCCTAATTGCGGACGCCTCCAaaccatcttgccacctcattTTGGGCATACCAcgccttctctctctccttgtggacggcctaaacagactttacgggctggttCGTCCTTTTCCATGCGCACAACATAGCCAGCCCACAGGAGCCTGGCGAGTTGGATACGCTGCATGAGAGTGAGGTCGCcatacatctcgtatagctcgtcgttATAGCGCCTcttccattgtccttccacacatacggggccaagaaTCCTTCTGAACATCTTCCTTACGAGCTCTCGTGACTAAGAGGGTTTTGTCAGATTTTAACAgagtccatgtctcagaggcgtatgtgagtaccggtactatataagTCTGGGACGACTGACTGCGTTCATCTATCTGTACGTCTCGACTACGTACGTAGatttggattatttattggtaggactgctgatgttgctaccatcagtttggtttttgcctcgtttatctgcaatccgaggttctctgccgtccgctcgatcccttggtaggttTCTGCTACATAGAAAAGCCGCAGATCAATGATGGCTATATCATCAGTGTATGCTAGGATCTGGGATgattaaccgtagagttggcaaccagatttacacacgtaagttggcaaccggcatacccggatattccacacgttttgatgcaaaaaattaacgattttcataggtaaacaatgctctctatattttaatgctgtaagcaagtaatgccgaccatatattctcttctatttcattcattcattatgttttttcattttattataaaaataacggtcaaattgaaatttggaatcgcttgaatttgactcgaaaataagcacagtacgaaaagaggaagaagagaaacgtcattctccatacaaaatgtttggaatacccgggtatgctggttgccaacttacgtggtaaagttaaaaaaaatcaaaataaaatacttataggctgtttaaaattacaacttatgcaccaaaaaataataaattaaaagttgggaggctacggaaaatttcaggtcaataaaagcaatgaatcaaaagttattgcaattcgaagttgaaaaaaatacccgggtatccggttgccaacttaaaggttaaagaACATGGTTCCCGAAATCTCCACTCTCGAGTCCTGGATgaccctctctagcgccaagttgaataagaagacaggcaagcccgtgatatcatatgcggcttagAAGTCAACGAAGAGATGATACGTGTTGTTTCTGTATTCTgtcatcttctccaagatctgatcagtgggtgattttccgtttcggagtcctctttgatagtttccgactatctgtTCGAAGTGAGGGACAACATACTggaggatcagggagaatattttataagcGGCATTCATATTTTATAGGCATATCCGCACCAGAAGGAGACGAATGCGATTTCTTGTCCGaagttatctgtcaaatcccatgtAAATTTCGTCCGATAACATCGCTtcggatgagcgttgccaccacCGTTAGTTTGCAAATACCTTTTGCATAGTCCTGTAACCGGGCCAATTTAACTAGTTAGTAAAGTAAatgaaatagtaaaaaaagtaaagcTACCGTTTTATTTGTAATGTGTCGCTTTGTAAACTATTTATCATGATAACATAATACTAATTTACTCTTGTACtattaaacacattttataAACTATAATAATGGCCAGGGTAATCAAGATGGAAACGAATGCACCACTTGCCCGAGTAACGTCACCGTTTCATTACCAAGCGGTATAACACAGACGATTCGATGTCCCTTGAGAGACGTAAATCGCCTCATTCATAACGAAAAAGCAAGTCATCTGTGTTGGTCAACTAATCACTGCCAGCAAAGTATGTTGAATATCATTCATGTAACGTTGTATTAATAGTACAACGGTAGAATAAAGATCCGTTTTATTAATATTCTTTTCTGCGTTTTCCCAGAATGTCCGGCACATTGTCCAAAGTCATGCAATAAAACAGGTGAATGCTGTAGTACATCCTGCCTTGGTCAATGCAGCATTGAAAACAAATCACACTGTATGGTGTGTCGAAAATACTATTACATTCACAACAACCAAACTAGATGTGTAGACAAATGTCCGGATCACATGTTTCTCTTCAGTGAAAGTCGATGTTTAACGGAAGAAGAATGTTACAAAATATATAAACCCCTTCAGCGCATAGCCGATATCACCGACAACTATCCGTATGTCCCTGCACAGGGTGAATGCAGACTCGATTGTCCCTTAGGATACACTCTGACACGCGCTACTGCATCGCAACGATTGACCTGTGTTCCATGTAAGGGCCCGTGTCGCAGCGAATGCAAGGGAATGGTCATTGAAAGCATATCGCAAATGCAACAATTGCGCGGATGTACGATCATTCAAGGATCACTTTCGATTAGGCTGCGCCAACTTGGAGGAGGTATGCATAATTCAATTACCAAAACACATTCCACTTGTTTCAAAAATGAAACTTATAAtaactttgattttttttgtatatgtcAATGTCTAGAAAACGTTGTGCGTGAATTGGAGAAAGTACTTTACTCAATCGAAGAGATCTATGGTTACTTAACCATTGTTCGTTCATACGCCCTAATGTCGTTGGGATTTTTTCGAAATCTTAAAATTATTCATGGAACCGTTTTAAACGCGAAGTAAGTATATTTATCGAATACGCCTTAAAATGGTACTTGAACACTCTGTATGTGTATTTGCAGTCTGTCTTTGAGTGTGATCGACAACCAGAACCTTCAGGAGCTATGGAATCAAAATGTTACCATTAAACGTGGCAATGTTCGTTTTAATGACAACCCTATGTTATGTGTTAAGAAGATTACTTCTTTGAAAAGTCATTTTGATGAAGGTGTAGGCATTGAAAATGAAGAACAGTTAAACAAGACCAATGGAGTCCGAGTGGCGTGTGAAATAAAGAAACTCAACACACACCCGACTAAAATTTCGTTGGAATTAGCTGTCATTCAGTGGGATGCATTTAAGGACCTACCCGATATGAGACAGTTACTCGGCTATGTTGTATACTATATTGAAGCACCACACGAAAATGTTACGTTTTACGATGGACGAGATGCCTGCAATTCTCAGGGATGGCGAGTCGACGACGTAGCGTACATACAGGAAAATGATGATGCGACCCATATTCTAACGAAACTGCAAGCTTTTACACAATATGCATATTATGTTAAAACGTACACGCTATCTTCAGAGAACTTAGGTGGACAAACGGATATCACATATTTTCGAACATCTCCTGGGACACCGAGAATCGTTAGAGATTTACACGTTTACATAGATAATGACACACTGGTAAGTTAGGGTATAGCATgatatttgattgtttttttaatgtatgcTTATTTATTACCttactctttttttaataCCACATAGATTGTATCATGGCAGGAGCCAGCCAAAATCAATGGAAAACTATCAGCTTACAGAATTGGCGCTACACTAAATGACGAGCGTAATGAAATGATCAAACAAAGAAATTATTGTCACGATGGTATGATATATTACAAAGAATATTGAATAAGAATTGTTAacttaaatacaaaaaaaaattgtttacagAAATTGAAAAACCCTCGTCTAAGCCAAACATTCCCGCAGAGAGCACATCAATTGCTACCACGGTAGTTCCGGCCAAAGACAACCAAAATCAATGTTCCAAGGAGGAGTGTGAGGCTTTCTGCAAAACATCAAGCATTTCAGAGTCAGATAGCGGTCCGAAAATAGATATAAATGAAGTGGAGATGTCAATAGGTTTCGAAGACTGGTTACATAATTATGTGTATATCAAGTATGTTTAATAAGGTGAGTTCAAATAGATGCATACAAATGATAACAAACAATTGTATTGCCTATTTTTAGAAATCCAAAGTCCAGTCGAAAACGAAGGGAAGATGGTAGCAGTAGTGTTTCAATTCCGGTTGGGAACAATTCATACATATTTCCATCAAACACTGAGAATGCACCCAAGCAATCTTCAAATTATCCTATCCGAAAAGAACCCAACGAAGAGTATTACCGCAGTCTAGGAGCTACAACTAATCAAACAAGAATAACGTTTCCTCTGTcacatttcaaacatttcgCTCTTTACTCGTTCCGGGTACTCGCTTGTCGTGAACCGGCCGCCAAAGTTCCTGGTGTTGTGGTGCAAGATATAGCGGATGCTTGTGGCCCAGAAGCGATGTTTATATACCGCACACCAACTAAACCTAAAGCGGACGATATTCCAATAGATTCTATAGAACTAGACGATCAGTCTAATCATACGCAACGGGTTATTCGTGTACGATGGAAAAGTCCCTCAAAGCCCAACGGAGTGTTAGTGTCTTACTCGATTAAGTACCATCGAACTGACCTAGACTCAGTTCAGCCCACCGTGCGCTGTGTGACAGTGGATGTGCACACACTTCTTGGATATGCTTTACTGACAAAACTAGAAGCAGGCAACTATAGTG
This genomic interval from Anopheles merus strain MAF chromosome 3L, AmerM5.1, whole genome shotgun sequence contains the following:
- the LOC121598255 gene encoding insulin-like receptor isoform X1, with translation MSETELWSTNGAPNNFFNECDLRSECLWQNLKNNNKESYYRLSPSLFGSYYLPICKCTYWYDINNSIVTAANDGNSTSNSDWFNNTVKDYHKDKKSDSGCYVANDSRWSIVQCFANEYLSGARKHNRSSLWKRWRWKKMSSFGKALLFYCIFSISINVTASQDIDALQTTTRITASQPNEDAFIMSPGEVCSSVDVRNTPHHLDRLRNCRVVEGFVQIMLIDKYGNDSFDNYTFPLLTEITGYLLLFRVNGLQTLGQLFPNLTVIRGSELANNYALVVYELMHIKELGLTSLIDIQRGGVRIEKNPNLCHADTIDWKAIAPYGENWIKGNQDGNECTTCPSNVTVSLPSGITQTIRCPLRDVNRLIHNEKASHLCWSTNHCQQKCPAHCPKSCNKTGECCSTSCLGQCSIENKSHCMVCRKYYYIHNNQTRCVDKCPDHMFLFSESRCLTEEECYKIYKPLQRIADITDNYPYVPAQGECRLDCPLGYTLTRATASQRLTCVPCKGPCRSECKGMVIESISQMQQLRGCTIIQGSLSIRLRQLGGENVVRELEKVLYSIEEIYGYLTIVRSYALMSLGFFRNLKIIHGTVLNANLSLSVIDNQNLQELWNQNVTIKRGNVRFNDNPMLCVKKITSLKSHFDEGVGIENEEQLNKTNGVRVACEIKKLNTHPTKISLELAVIQWDAFKDLPDMRQLLGYVVYYIEAPHENVTFYDGRDACNSQGWRVDDVAYIQENDDATHILTKLQAFTQYAYYVKTYTLSSENLGGQTDITYFRTSPGTPRIVRDLHVYIDNDTLIVSWQEPAKINGKLSAYRIGATLNDERNEMIKQRNYCHDEIEKPSSKPNIPAESTSIATTVVPAKDNQNQCSKEECEAFCKTSSISESDSGPKIDINEVEMSIGFEDWLHNYVYIKNPKSSRKRREDGSSSVSIPVGNNSYIFPSNTENAPKQSSNYPIRKEPNEEYYRSLGATTNQTRITFPLSHFKHFALYSFRVLACREPAAKVPGVVVQDIADACGPEAMFIYRTPTKPKADDIPIDSIELDDQSNHTQRVIRVRWKSPSKPNGVLVSYSIKYHRTDLDSVQPTVRCVTVDVHTLLGYALLTKLEAGNYSVRIMATTTAGNGPYSPPKFLYLEKRDTDSTVVTWWVITATIVIIMLLVIGVVYYLKHNYIPMSNMRLFAQVNPDYAGVTYKVDEWEVPREHIIQLEELGQGSFGMVYKGIMTKLGNDVNVPCAIKTVTENATERERDSFLIEATIMKEFHTHHVVRLYGVVSVGQPTLVIMELMANGDLKSYLRRHRPDYENGEESSPQPPTLKQIYQMAIEIADGMAYLAAKKFVHRDLAARNCMVAEDLTVKIGDFGMTRDIYETDYYRKGTKGFLPVRWMAPESLKDGMFSSSSDVFSYGVVLWEMATLASQPYQGLTNDQVLRYVIDGGVMERPENCPDKLYELMRICWQHRASARPSFIDIIRMLLPDANDNFKRVSFFFSPDAMDNSIQPGNELLDDVTEPLRANDDGFEEDEDDAYSIELTDSRLMHNNGPKPDIRSPHSPQR
- the LOC121598255 gene encoding insulin-like receptor isoform X2, which translates into the protein MLIDKYGNDSFDNYTFPLLTEITGYLLLFRVNGLQTLGQLFPNLTVIRGSELANNYALVVYELMHIKELGLTSLIDIQRGGVRIEKNPNLCHADTIDWKAIAPYGENWIKGNQDGNECTTCPSNVTVSLPSGITQTIRCPLRDVNRLIHNEKASHLCWSTNHCQQKCPAHCPKSCNKTGECCSTSCLGQCSIENKSHCMVCRKYYYIHNNQTRCVDKCPDHMFLFSESRCLTEEECYKIYKPLQRIADITDNYPYVPAQGECRLDCPLGYTLTRATASQRLTCVPCKGPCRSECKGMVIESISQMQQLRGCTIIQGSLSIRLRQLGGENVVRELEKVLYSIEEIYGYLTIVRSYALMSLGFFRNLKIIHGTVLNANLSLSVIDNQNLQELWNQNVTIKRGNVRFNDNPMLCVKKITSLKSHFDEGVGIENEEQLNKTNGVRVACEIKKLNTHPTKISLELAVIQWDAFKDLPDMRQLLGYVVYYIEAPHENVTFYDGRDACNSQGWRVDDVAYIQENDDATHILTKLQAFTQYAYYVKTYTLSSENLGGQTDITYFRTSPGTPRIVRDLHVYIDNDTLIVSWQEPAKINGKLSAYRIGATLNDERNEMIKQRNYCHDEIEKPSSKPNIPAESTSIATTVVPAKDNQNQCSKEECEAFCKTSSISESDSGPKIDINEVEMSIGFEDWLHNYVYIKNPKSSRKRREDGSSSVSIPVGNNSYIFPSNTENAPKQSSNYPIRKEPNEEYYRSLGATTNQTRITFPLSHFKHFALYSFRVLACREPAAKVPGVVVQDIADACGPEAMFIYRTPTKPKADDIPIDSIELDDQSNHTQRVIRVRWKSPSKPNGVLVSYSIKYHRTDLDSVQPTVRCVTVDVHTLLGYALLTKLEAGNYSVRIMATTTAGNGPYSPPKFLYLEKRDTDSTVVTWWVITATIVIIMLLVIGVVYYLKHNYIPMSNMRLFAQVNPDYAGVTYKVDEWEVPREHIIQLEELGQGSFGMVYKGIMTKLGNDVNVPCAIKTVTENATERERDSFLIEATIMKEFHTHHVVRLYGVVSVGQPTLVIMELMANGDLKSYLRRHRPDYENGEESSPQPPTLKQIYQMAIEIADGMAYLAAKKFVHRDLAARNCMVAEDLTVKIGDFGMTRDIYETDYYRKGTKGFLPVRWMAPESLKDGMFSSSSDVFSYGVVLWEMATLASQPYQGLTNDQVLRYVIDGGVMERPENCPDKLYELMRICWQHRASARPSFIDIIRMLLPDANDNFKRVSFFFSPDAMDNSIQPGNELLDDVTEPLRANDDGFEEDEDDAYSIELTDSRLMHNNGPKPDIRSPHSPQR